Proteins from a genomic interval of Candidatus Methylomirabilis sp.:
- a CDS encoding cytochrome c produces the protein MTRITQGVAILVLVGMTAVLLWRASRASRLSEGPPPAGASALVARIQHGEQVYNVHCRSCHGVEGVGGFGPSLAGLERKFADEVILDRIRFGAARMPGFDAHLSPEELGDLLAYVKSL, from the coding sequence ATGACCCGGATCACCCAGGGCGTGGCGATCCTGGTCCTGGTCGGGATGACCGCCGTGCTCCTGTGGCGCGCCTCCCGGGCCTCCCGCCTCTCCGAGGGGCCGCCCCCGGCCGGGGCCTCCGCCCTGGTTGCCCGGATTCAGCACGGGGAGCAGGTGTACAATGTCCACTGCCGCTCCTGCCACGGGGTGGAGGGGGTGGGCGGATTCGGCCCGAGTCTGGCGGGGCTGGAGCGGAAGTTCGCCGACGAGGTGATCCTGGACCGCATCCGTTTCGGCGCGGCACGGATGCCCGGCTTCGACGCCCACCTCAGCCCGGAGGAGCTGGGCGATCTGTTGGCCTACGTGAAGAGCCTTTAG